The Abditibacteriaceae bacterium sequence AGGTTAATCGCCGGAAAACGTGTATGGTCGGGCGCTTCAAACGTTAAGTTTCCCATTTGCGCCAGGTTCAGGCGCGGCGCAGGGCCGTTTTTGCGTTCGGGCAAGAGCGCGTGCTGAATTGGTAGCCGCATATCGGGAACTCCGAGTTGCGCTTTGACGCTGCCATCAACAAACGTCACGAAGCTGTGAACAATGCTCTGCCGATGCACCACAACATCGATATTTTCCATCGGCACATCGAAGAGCCAGCGCGCCTCAATCATCTCCAGCCCTTTATTCATCAAAGTCGCCGAATCGATGGTAATCTTGCGGCCCATTGTCCACGTCGGATGTTTCAGCGCACGCGCTGCCGCGACAGTTTCCAGTTCTTCGCGCGAGGTTTCGACAAACGGCCCGCCCGACGCCGTAATCGTCAGACTTTCAACGCCGTTGGCTTCTTCGCCGATAAGACATTGCGCAATCGCCGAATGTTCGGAATCGACCGGCAGTAGGCGGACGCCGTGTTCTCGCGCTTCGTGCATCACGATTTCGCCCGCCGCGACAAGCGTTTCTTTGTTGGCAATGGCGACATCTTTTCCGGCGCGAATCGCGAAAAGAGTTGGCGGCAAACCGGCGGCGCCAAGCATCGCGCCCAGAATCATGTCGGAGTTTTCCCACGTCGCGGCGACTTCCAATCCGCGTGTGCCCGCTACAAAAGTGCCGTTAAAATCGACCGTACTCCTAAATCGCGCGGCGGCAGTTTCCTCGGACAATACCGCGACTTCCGGCTGCCATTCGCGCACCTGGGCCGCGAACAATTCCACGTTGGAATGGGCCGCGAGACCAACAATTTTTAATTCGCCGGGAAAGGCGCGCGCCACATCAAGCGCCTGCTGGCCGATGCTTCCCGTACTGCCCAGAATCACAATTCGCTTTTGCATGGAGGCGTCAGTATAAAGGCAATGACGAAACCCCTTATCGCCACGTCAGCGCGGGCAGGAGGCTGGAATAATCGTCTGTCCACACCGGCGAGGTCGAAACACGCGCCTTTGTCCAGCGCACATCGCGTTGTAACGGGCCAAAATCGGCTGCGCGCCGCGCCAGAATCATCCATTGCGAGCCACTTTTCCCCAAGCGGCTTTCCGTTCGCGGAATTTTCGTGTCGTTGCAGACGCGCGAAACCAAACCGGCATCGCGCGCCAAAGTTCCCAACACCGGCTCCAAGTCGAGATGGCGATTTGAAATGTGAAACGCGAGCACACCGCGCGGCGCCAGCGAACGCAAATAAAGCTGCATCGCTTCGCGTGTCATCAGGTGAACCGGAATTGCGTCCGAAGAATACGCGTCGAGCGCCAGCAAATCGTAGCCGCCCTGCGGAGCCGTTTTGAGCGACAAACGCGCGTCGCCGAGGATCACTTTCAAATCGGCGCGACAATTTTTGAGAAATGTAAAATTGGTGCGCGCGATGTCTTCGACTTCGGGGTCGATTTCGTAATACGTCCAGCTTTGCCCGACGCGTCCATACGGCGCGAGCGAGCCAACGCCCAAACCGACGACGCCGACATTCTTCAATTGTGGCTGCATCGCTTCAAATACTTGTCCGATTGGGCCGGTGCGATAGTAATACGTCAGCGGGTCGTTCGCACGCTTGGGGTCGAGCGCCTGACTTCCATGCAGCGTATTGCCATGAATCAACTGATGAAAACGATTGTCGTTGGAAATCGTGACACGATGAATGCCGAAAAACGAGCGTTCGACGCGCAGGCTTCGGCCTTCTCCGCCTCGATACATGGTTCCGGCGAGGACAAGGCCAAGAACCGCAAGGCCAAACCGTGCCGGTTTGCGCGACCATGCAAAACACACCAGTACAGCCGGCCCAAATGTGAGCGCAAGCGCAGCAGAGCCGTCCAAGCGGGCGCGCGGCACAAAATACACCAGAACCGCCGTTGTCGCTCCTACAGCGACTGCGAGAGCAACGTCCTGAACTTTGAAACTCGGTTTTTCTTTCGCCCCGATAAGCATCGCTGGAACCAGAGCGCATGCAGCAGCGAGCGCGAGAGGATATTCCAGGACGCTTTTGAAAATAACGGGCGCCAGCAAGGCATTAAACGCCCCACCCAACGCGCCGCCGAGCGACATTAGCAAATAAAATTCGGTCAATCGGGCCGGAGCGGGCCGGTCGCGCGCCAGTTCGCCGTGGCACATCGTTGCCGCCACGAACAAAACCAACAAGTTCAGTGGCATCAGCAGGTTCATCGGGCTGGATGCGCGTCCAATCAAAGTCACCAGAAGCGGCAACACCAAAAGCGTAAAAATGCGCGCCGCGATACCAATCGTCGCTTCGCCGCGCCGCGAGAACACGATGATAAACGACAGCAAATACAACACGAGCGGCACAATCCACAAAAGGGGAATCGCCGCGATTTCGTTCGATAAATACGTGGTGACGCCGACCATCAAACTCGAGGGCACTGCGGCGAGGGCAATCCAGCGCAGGCGTCGCGCGAGAGTAATGGGCTCATCCGAAAGTACGGCCGAATTCCGGGTGCCCACCGCAGGAAGGGCGGATACTTCACGCGCTTCTTCGGGCGCGCTTTTCCACAGCGCAAACGCACACGCGAGACACAGAACCAGCAATGCGCCGAACCCAAACGCCCACAAGCGGCTTTGCTCTAAGAGGCGCAGGCGCGGTTCGAGAATAAACGGATAGGCGACAAGCGCCAGCAAACTTCCGGCATTGCTGGCCGCGTAGAGAAAATACGGGTCGCGCGCTGCGGGATGATTGGTTGTAGCAAACCAGCGCTGCAATGCCGGGCTTGTCGTCGAAACGGCGAAAAACGGCGGGCCAACGGTGAGAAGCATCGCGCCGAGCAGCCAGAAGGAAGGCGAACCTTGTGTCGGCGGCGTCCAGCTCGCGGGCAACGCAATGGGAAGAAAGAACAGAGCGAGCGCGAGGACGCCGCAATGCAGCCAGGCCTGTCGGCGCGCGCCCAGCTTTTGAACCGTGAAATGCGTCCACGCGTATCCGGCTAAAAGTGCAGTCTGGTAGAAAACGAGCGCAGTGTTCCAGACGGCAGGCGAGCCGCCCAGCGATGGTAAAACAAACCGCGCGAACATCGGCTGCACCAAGAACAAAAGAGCTGCGCCGCAGAAAATCGAAAGAGAATAAAGAATCAGCACGGCGCAACCTCGCTAACGGAAGACAGCAAACGCCAGAGCGCCCAACACCAAAAGCGGTGCAAGACGGTCGAGCGTTGTGCCGCGCGCTGGCTTGACCAACCGCGAAACGGCAAGCGCCGCATCGGGGCTTTCAGCAGCAGGCGCGTTTTCGACCGTACCCTTTCGCATCTGTGCGAACACGCGCCACACGACGACCCCGACAACAATAACAGCAACCTTCATCGCCAGCGCCGCGCCGCTCGTGAGAAACAACAGCGTCAAACCACCCACAATACCCAGCAGAAAAGCAACAACCAGCGTGACAATGAGGCCGATAATCGGGCGCGCGCTGCGTTCGTGCATCGCTGCGGCGAACGCGGCGACAATGCCGATCAGCGCCATCAAAGCCGACAGCATCAGGCAGATATGAAGCGCGGTTGCCGCGGTATCCGAGTTGTTGCGCCACCAGTAGTAAATAAAGCCGAAGGTGGAAAGCGCGAGGCCCGACGCGAGCGATTCCTGTCCCCAACCAAAGCGACGCCCGATAGCCGCGCCGTCTTCCGCAGCGAGATACAGCAAAAAGCCGAGGACGATTAAAGTCGCCGCGCCATGCGTTGCCGGAACCAACGCGTCGCATGCAACAGCGGCCAGCAGAGCGCCAAAAGCAAGCACGTCGAAAAGAATGTCGGAAAGAGTCATGAGAAAAGTACGGTCGAATGCGACCGTACTTCTTTATTTATCGTTGACGCCACCAAAGCGTCGTTCCCTTGTTTGAAAATCGGCAATCGCGCGGTGCAATTCGGCGGGCTTGAAATCGGGCCACAGTGTCGGCGTTACCCACAGTTCGGCATACGCAATTTGCCACGGCAAAAAATTGGAAATTCGCATCTCGCCGCCGGTTCGCAGCATCAAATCGGGTTCGGGCAAACCGGCGGTGTAAAGCGAATTCTCAATCAGTTCTTCCGAAACATCTTCGGGTTGCAATTCGCCGTCTTTGACTTTCTGCAGCAAAACCTGAAACGCATCGGCGATTTCGGCACGACCGCCGTAATTCAACGCGAGGCTGAGAACCAAGCCGGTGTTCTGCTGCGTTTGCGCGATGCACTCATCGATTTGCTGCAACAAGTAATCGGGCAATTGCTCGCGGCGACCGACGTGGCGCACGCGAACATTGTTGTTCTTCATCGACGGTAATTCGCTCGCCAGATTGCGCGTAATCAGGCGCATGAGGGCCGAAACTTCGCCACGCGGGCGCTTCCAGTTTTCGGTCGAAAAGGTGTAAAGCGTGAGTGCCGGAATCGCCAAGTCGCTGCACGCCTGGATGATGTCGCGCGTGGTGCGCGCACCAACGGTGTGGCCACGAATCGCGCGCCAGCCCTGCTGCTTCGCCCAGCGCCGATTGCCATCCATAATGACGGCGATGTGACGCGGCATTTTCGCCGGATCGAGTCCTAATTGTTGAATCACGTGTTGTGCTGTCATCGAAAAGACGGCCCGATTCGACCGTACTCGCTACCGTACTTAAACTTGCTTTTCTTTATTTTTCCGCTGTTCGTTATGCCGTTGTTCACGCATTTGTTCACGCGCGACGGTCAATTCCCACGCGCCTTCCGTTTCACGCGCGCGCAAAACTCGCCACGGCCCGCCTTCGACCAAATCGACATGGCGCGGAGGCGACGTTTCCACAACCGAAACCGACGCTTCGCCCAATAATTGCCGCGCGGTTTCCAGCGGAAGCGCGACGAGTTCGTGTGCTTTCACCTTAAAAATTCACGCTTAAACTTCAAGAATGTCGATTTCTTTGGCAGCACGAATTTTCTCGATTTCAGCAATCGCGCGGTCGGCGATTTTCTGCGTGTCGGCTTCGTAAACTTTCAAATCGTCTTTGGTGAGTTCGCCTTCTTTTTCCATTTTCTTGAAACGGTCGTTGGCGTCGCGACGCACATTTCGAACCGCCACTTTGTGTTCTTCGGCTTTCTTCGCGGCGGTTTTTACCATTTCGCGGCGGCGCTCTTCATTCAATGCCGGAACCGAAACGCGCACGTTGTTGCCATCGGTCGTGGCTTGCAAACCCAGACCGCTTTTCATGATGCCCGCGACGATTGCGCCCGACAAATTCTTTTCCCACGGCGAGATCAGGAGTTGGCGCGCATCGGGCGCCGAGATGTTGCCGACCTGCGACAATGGCGTCAGGTTGCCGTAATATTCAACCATGACTTTGTCCAAAAGCGCGGGCGTGGCGCGTCCGGTGCGCAGAGTCGCAAGGTCTTTTCGCAGATCTTCCAAAGCCGCATTGGTGCGGCGTTCCATTTCGGCTATCACACTTGTAGGCATAATTTTCCAACCTTCGCTGCGGTGTTTCTCGTTGCTTTGGCTTTGCTTTTAGCAGTGGGAGGTTACAACAATGTACGGTCGATTTCGACCGTACTCGCTACACTGCGCGCGGTTTCATCTTCAACGCCGCCATTCATCGCCGCCTTATGATTACGTTTCAAGACATCGCCGTTTGTTACAAAGCCCGCGAACGCTATCCGGTCAACGCCCTCGAAGAGATTAATTTGCACATTTCGCCGGGCGAATGGGTCTTTCTCGTCGGCCCGTCCGGTGCCGGCAAAAGCACACTTCTCAAGCTGCTTTATCACGGACACGGTGCCGAAGCGCTTCACGGACGCATCACCGTCGATGGCAACGACATCACCCACCTCAAGCCCAACGAGATTGCGTTGCTCCGCCGCAAAGTCGGCGTTGTGTTCCAAGATTTCCAGCTTCTCACGCAGAAAACCGTGTGGGAAAACGTGGCCTTCGCACTTCAGGTCATTGGCACGCCGCAAAGCCGTCAGGTGAAAGATGTGCCTACGGCGCTCGAAACCGTCGGGCTGATGCACAAAGCGCACGCGCGCCCGCATGAACTTTCGGGCGGCGAGCAGCAGCGCGTGGCGATTGCGCGCGCCATCGTGAATAACCCGACCGTTTTGCTGCTTGATGAACCAACGGGAAACCTCGACCCGCAAACGGCTTCCGACATCGCCGAAGTTTTGCGAAAAGTCAATGCGCGCGGCACAACCATTTTGATGGCAACGCACGACCGCAACCTCGTCGATTCGATGAAGAAACGCGTGGTACGCATCGCGCACGGCAGCATTGTTTCCGACGAAGAACAGGGCATTTACCACCCCGAAGACGATTGGACTCCGACGATTGCCGCCGAGCCATCGGTTTTTATCGAAGAGCCGCCAGTTGTTACCCATCAGCCGGTAGAGGCCGCTGCGCTTGTCGAAGCCGCTCCTAGTACGGTCGAAATCTGGGTGCCCAGCGAAACAAGGCCCGATACTCCTGCTCCAAGCGCAAAGCCGCGCGGAGCAGAGCCAACAGTGGAAACTGCGCGCAGTGAATTTCCGCGTGGCGAAGCGC is a genomic window containing:
- a CDS encoding 1-deoxy-D-xylulose-5-phosphate reductoisomerase → MQKRIVILGSTGSIGQQALDVARAFPGELKIVGLAAHSNVELFAAQVREWQPEVAVLSEETAAARFRSTVDFNGTFVAGTRGLEVAATWENSDMILGAMLGAAGLPPTLFAIRAGKDVAIANKETLVAAGEIVMHEAREHGVRLLPVDSEHSAIAQCLIGEEANGVESLTITASGGPFVETSREELETVAAARALKHPTWTMGRKITIDSATLMNKGLEMIEARWLFDVPMENIDVVVHRQSIVHSFVTFVDGSVKAQLGVPDMRLPIQHALLPERKNGPAPRLNLAQMGNLTFEAPDHTRFPAINLAWRAMEIGGVAPAMLNAANEEAVQFFLDGKTNFYGITDAVAHVLERCPKLTRPALADVFAADAEARRLTHEFLQ
- a CDS encoding fused MFS/spermidine synthase is translated as MLILYSLSIFCGAALLFLVQPMFARFVLPSLGGSPAVWNTALVFYQTALLAGYAWTHFTVQKLGARRQAWLHCGVLALALFFLPIALPASWTPPTQGSPSFWLLGAMLLTVGPPFFAVSTTSPALQRWFATTNHPAARDPYFLYAASNAGSLLALVAYPFILEPRLRLLEQSRLWAFGFGALLVLCLACAFALWKSAPEEAREVSALPAVGTRNSAVLSDEPITLARRLRWIALAAVPSSLMVGVTTYLSNEIAAIPLLWIVPLVLYLLSFIIVFSRRGEATIGIAARIFTLLVLPLLVTLIGRASSPMNLLMPLNLLVLFVAATMCHGELARDRPAPARLTEFYLLMSLGGALGGAFNALLAPVIFKSVLEYPLALAAACALVPAMLIGAKEKPSFKVQDVALAVAVGATTAVLVYFVPRARLDGSAALALTFGPAVLVCFAWSRKPARFGLAVLGLVLAGTMYRGGEGRSLRVERSFFGIHRVTISNDNRFHQLIHGNTLHGSQALDPKRANDPLTYYYRTGPIGQVFEAMQPQLKNVGVVGLGVGSLAPYGRVGQSWTYYEIDPEVEDIARTNFTFLKNCRADLKVILGDARLSLKTAPQGGYDLLALDAYSSDAIPVHLMTREAMQLYLRSLAPRGVLAFHISNRHLDLEPVLGTLARDAGLVSRVCNDTKIPRTESRLGKSGSQWMILARRAADFGPLQRDVRWTKARVSTSPVWTDDYSSLLPALTWR
- a CDS encoding isoprenyl transferase, whose protein sequence is MTAQHVIQQLGLDPAKMPRHIAVIMDGNRRWAKQQGWRAIRGHTVGARTTRDIIQACSDLAIPALTLYTFSTENWKRPRGEVSALMRLITRNLASELPSMKNNNVRVRHVGRREQLPDYLLQQIDECIAQTQQNTGLVLSLALNYGGRAEIADAFQVLLQKVKDGELQPEDVSEELIENSLYTAGLPEPDLMLRTGGEMRISNFLPWQIAYAELWVTPTLWPDFKPAELHRAIADFQTRERRFGGVNDK
- the frr gene encoding ribosome recycling factor; this encodes MPTSVIAEMERRTNAALEDLRKDLATLRTGRATPALLDKVMVEYYGNLTPLSQVGNISAPDARQLLISPWEKNLSGAIVAGIMKSGLGLQATTDGNNVRVSVPALNEERRREMVKTAAKKAEEHKVAVRNVRRDANDRFKKMEKEGELTKDDLKVYEADTQKIADRAIAEIEKIRAAKEIDILEV
- the ftsE gene encoding cell division ATP-binding protein FtsE, coding for MITFQDIAVCYKARERYPVNALEEINLHISPGEWVFLVGPSGAGKSTLLKLLYHGHGAEALHGRITVDGNDITHLKPNEIALLRRKVGVVFQDFQLLTQKTVWENVAFALQVIGTPQSRQVKDVPTALETVGLMHKAHARPHELSGGEQQRVAIARAIVNNPTVLLLDEPTGNLDPQTASDIAEVLRKVNARGTTILMATHDRNLVDSMKKRVVRIAHGSIVSDEEQGIYHPEDDWTPTIAAEPSVFIEEPPVVTHQPVEAAALVEAAPSTVEIWVPSETRPDTPAPSAKPRGAEPTVETARSEFPRGEALAEPKFEPRAEPKLEPRMEKPLPRMEPPVADYVTSTLENHAPLGSPENPIVQLDRL